The genomic DNA acgacatagccacgattgtaatccgactagacaaaatcggctgagttgtcccgaatgttacgggacgcacctaactgtcggggtgctttgccgaactattcggacccttcccgacccataagaatctgttacgaactcaAACGACTgtgttcagacaatgataggacattccagataattgaggatactaatccgactttttcacttttcgtgtcgtattgctgtctgatctcaaacgggagcaataatcagcaatgtgtgaaccccgcattattaatttttctaccgtaattggggacttcgtcccaaTATtatacttttactgttaagtctgttcttttgttgtatctactttacgtgactctgcatttatgtatgccgtcatactttgaacgacaaaattattttatgtctacctttgagaatttcaaacgcgcaattttacaccagtactgaAAACCTGCCATCCTTTtcgggtagactttacatagataaataaaaacgtataagataaacaaaatgaggatgttaaatttgatgtatgccattttgtgcttcttcgttacatttgttatttttatagtgataaagatgataacataatgttgactgctgtacccctttttatgacatttttactctttcagtacgtttgttttgttcacgcatcgttgacaatgtaatgaaATGCGACtgacatacaagtgagaggtttagctagctataaaaccaggttcaattcaccattttctacattaaaaaatgcctgtaccaagtcaggaatatgacagttattgtcaattcgtttgatgtgtttggacttttgattttgccttttgattttgatctttccgttttgaaatttccttggagttcagtatttttgtgtttttacttttttttctaatagccaagaattgcaaaaaaataatcaaccaatttcatataattattcATGATCTTGTAGCAAGCATGtgtaattttcttttctcttACAGAAACAACGAGTATGTTGCCGCTGTTATTATTTATCACATGTGTTCACGTTGTTAATTGTCAACGCTGTAAAATCATTTACGGCAGTTTCAAAACAGCCGATTGTCGTAGACTTCATTTAAGGGAAATTCCACAAAACCTATTGGAAGACATTGATGCATTGGACCTTGGTGAAAACAGCTTTGTGACAATTGCGAATGAATCTTTCAGTCGTTATAGCAACTTAAAAGTTCTAAAACTAGATACATGCAACATAAAAAGCGTAGAGTCAGAAGCATTTAAGGGTTTGTGGAAGCTTGAAATCTTATCATTGGCTAATAATTCTCTCAATATATCAACCAATGATGGGTTATTCATTTTACGTAACATACCAAACATTATTGACCTTGACTTTAGTTCAAATATGGAAATGGCTGATAAAACTGGACATTTGTTGTATCCAGGAGCGGCATTTCAACACTTGAAAAGACTACAACACTTGACCATTGATCTCTACGGACATCCTGTTTTTGGACCTGAATTCAAACATTTACCTTTAAAGTATATCAAGTTCAAGAGCTGTCAtcttaaaaatttaagaaatgacaCATTCAAAAACTTTCCAGCTACTTTGTCAGAAATTCATTTTTCGAAATGTCTTTCTATCCAAACTTCCCAAATCGGAGTTAATGTATTGCAACCGTTTAGCGCGCTTTCTATTCTTGACTTGTCATGGACTTGTGTTACTTTAACAAAAGGATTGGAATTAATGTATCCACTTGTAAACAGAATAATGCATTTGGTAGATCTATCACACATGCTTAATCCAAGGacaaacaaatttgttatacCTAATACCATCATCCTGACAGCGGAAATGATGAAACATCTGAACACTATGTGCATTCAAATTCTAAACTTGGCTGATAACAACATTGTAGATATTCTACCGCGCTCATTGTTTGGATCAGAACATCTGGAATGCCTTGAACATCTCGATTTATCAGGCAATCGCTTCGGACTTTCTTCTCTAAAATTTGAACTACCGTTTAACACTCCTAAACTTTCAAATCTTagagtttttgatttttcatacTTGGCGTTAACATATTTGGATGCAGTTTACATGCCAACAAATACCAGTGCGGATCAATATCACTCGCGTACCAAACAGAAAAGGAAACATGACTATTGTGAAGGTGAAACTTCCGTCAATGTAACTATTCCACCAAAACTCGAAGTATTGCGTATAACACATGTTTTAGGTGCGCCTCCCTTTCCACAATTAACGCTAAATAACATCACTAGTTTACGATACTTAGATATGTCTTATTACGATATCAAGTGCTTTCCTGACATCTTTTTGTATAATCGAGACATACGGTTGGAATACTTAGACATATCAGGAATTGATTGTGAACATTACTTCAAGAAGAAAAACCTACCTTACTTTCCTGTTCTTAAGGAACTGTACATGAGGGATGCACATTTCTATCGTGCTATAGATaagaacataaatatatttaaaaatactccAACTTTAGAGCGTTTGGATTTAGATTCAAACTATATGTTTACTTTGCCATCATCATTCATAATGCATTTGGACCAATTAATTCACTTACGACTTTCAGAAAATCGCCTGAGTCATATTCCTACTGCCATTACATATCTGACAAGACTTAAAACGCTAAATTTGAAAGGGAACAGAATATTTACTCTCTACCCTGAGTTTACTTCATGGCTTGATGCGCAGCAAGTAAAACTTGGATGTTTTTCACTGAAGATacgaaaaaatgatttttcttgTTCGtgtgaaaacagaaaatttgttCGATGGTTGAATAGTACGATGGTACATTTGGACAATAAGACTTACTATTGTCGATTGAGCAATGGATCTTCAAGTAACACTAACACGGTTTTAATGAATTACCATGATATATTTAGTAATTGCGATGCTTTCGTCTGGTTACGAGTTGGTGTAATACTTTTGGTCTCGTTTTTTATTGTTCTTCTTCCTACTATAGTAATATACAACTTCCGATGGagaattatatttttctgcTACCGGAAGTTTCGAGGAATTGTGGAGAACAGCTTGAAGTTAAATTATGATTATGACGTATTTATTTCTTACGGATATGATGGATACACATGGGTTCTTGAGACTTTAATGGAGCAACTGGAAACAAAATGGGGTTTTCGCGTATGTATAGAAGATAAAAATTTCATAAGTGGCAGATCGACATTTGAACAAATAGGTATTGCTATAAACAGAAGTCGCCAAATCATTTTTGTCGTGACTTCCGATTTTATGTCTAAACCTTTTGCCGCGTATGAAATAGACCGGACAAAAGAAGCGAGATCATCACGTTCGCTACAGAATATAATCGTTATTGCCCTGGATATAAACATTGAAGACATACCACGAGAATTACAGTCACTATGGAGTGATGTTGTTGTTATTGAATGGCCTCGACATTCGGATGATGTTAATTTGGCTTTagacaatttgaaaacaagacttcTGCTGAATTTTTGAGACACTCTTGATGCATGTTCACGTATTTGGTTTAAAGGGACAGAATGAGAAATACtaaataaattgtattgttCATGTGTAAGCTGATACAACAAAATCAAAGtgtttaaatcttaaattttaaCTGCATGACATTTAAACAGAGAGCAATAATGTTAGAGCTAAATAAAAGAGAATATACAACCAAATTTATCtactcgtttgaattgttttacattgtcttatcggggccttttatagctgactatgcggtatgggctttgctcattgttgaaggccgtacggtgacctaaagttgttaatgtttgtgttattttggtcttttgtggatagttgtctcattggcaatcataccacatcttcttttttatattctccaataaatatttttttaactgacCACAGTATCTGTATTGTAATCAGAGTGGCTATATAGTTAAAGAGACTTAGAGCCGTGGTTTAggggttagtgcatcggactactaacacaaaaggttccgggttcgattcccgttcgggatgaacatttcaggaataaaattgagaatcgaaatggggaatgtgtcaaagagacaacaacccgaccatagaaaaaaacaacaacagaaggtcaccaacaggtcttcaatgtagcgtaagattcccacacccggaggtgtccttcagctggcccctaaacaaatatatactagttcagtgaactcgattttcggctctcccttgacaccatttgcatggtatggtcttaaggaaacgatgatagtcagtcggaaggggacgataaatgcatggctgacccgtgtaaagagagagccatatctcttgcacgttaaatacgcccttgtagatttcgaaaaagagtaggctaatgccgctacaaggcagcactcgcacccgcaaagtggaaagatattgatataagttgcaaaacttgtttcccaatccactataaataaatatgtttaaactaaactaaactataGTTAAAGCAGACTCCATCATTCGTTTAAATTGCTTCAatgcttaaattaaaatatacattcagTCTTCCTTGAGTATTAACAAgttgttaaataaaaatcacCTTTCACTCATATTGATCAAAATTGTCGTCACCAAAAACATGAATATAAGAAGAAGAGGCCTATACGttaaatgagacaacaatcaaaTCACACTTAACAACACGTTTTCAGATCAATATTATATCTTCTATAAtttccatacattttattttacaaaagctGTGAGTGTTGACAAATTATCCAAGATCTGTAAAGAATACCAGATTCTCCATAtggcatatatattaaaatgagtTAAATTAAGATACATTAACATTTCAGACTTGGTACTTGTAACAAGCTTATGACAATGTGACGGGTTTGACTAATTTTTACTAAGATTAAAATTCACATGTTCGCCTTATATTATCATCTTAATCGGTGGACTAACAATAAGGACATAAAAAAACCcatacaaaacatttattaacgAAAAAGCACATAACTGTTTTTATGacggcatatatatatataaaaaaaaaaaacaagaacaagAACTAACAGCACTTTAATGATTACAAGTAAAAGAAACAATATTACTGATTGTGAGCAGTAATTTAAAACAAGCTTAAAGTTAATTAAATCATGTGGTCTAACATATAGTTAATATGATGCATGTGGTGTAAATATTCTTTTACGATCCAAGGGGAATTCGGGTTAAACATTCGACAGCAAAATACAGACTTAACATCTCGGGGAACCTAATTAAACGTTGTATAAATTATCAGCATGATCAAAGCAAGATTtgatggaaaaataaaataaagttgtaACAATGTCCAGATTAAGATCTAATAAACGTTCACTTAAATTTTTGGGTAAAACTTCATCACCTTTGctataaattataatcatgaaGGATAATTCACTGGTAATGTGGGTAAAACTTCATCACCTTTGctataaattataatcatgaaGGATAATTCACTGGTAATGATCTGTGATTTTGTGTCCTTTGGGTTGCTACATACAGCTTATGATCTATACTATATCTAATATTAAAAGCTCGTTCTTTTTGTATGCAATTTGGTCTAGACTATTGCAATACGTATCTTGAATTTggcggccatattggatttttttttcgtggCTCCATATCTGAATTTTGTCTATACCCCTTAATCTTTCACTAtgccaagtttcatgcttttaccataaagtgatcaattATTCTGATATCCGCTGGACTATTACCTGCATACTATTGTATTACAAATTATTTCCAGGACCAGgtattcccgtttgaatggttttacactagtaattttggggccctttatagcttgttgttcggtgtgagccaaggctccgtgttggaggccgtactttaacctataatggtttaatttttaaattgttatttggatggagagttgtctcattggcactcacaccacatcttcctatatctatagttatttttaaattaaatttcaaaatatcctTTCTTTGCCTTTTCCCCTTCTAGGAGTGGGTAATAGCAAAAAGGtacttacaaaaacaaatcttgtCATTTAAGGTATCAATGTATATTCTTGTTCTGTCATTGAAAGGTGTAAACTTTCCACTTGCACAATACACCACTGTACATTCAATCATGGACCATTCCCAATACAACTGACCACTCAAAATTTCTCTTGCCAATTTCACATTTAAATCAAAGAAGAGTGGCACTATTCATAATTACCCGCAATGTAACGTGTTTCGGAGGACTTAACAAATTTaactacgtttttttttctaaaatagaaaaatataaaaaccatACAGCATTTCTCATGCACCATACACTGTTCCccatacaccatacacgttCAATTTGGTCAATTTACACATTTCAAGGATTGtactataaatttcatttttgcgCTTACATTTCTTTTCGCACCTTTCCTGTTGTTCACACCCATTGGAAAAAGGGAAATCCCGAACATTTTAACCACAGGTCTTAAAATgcgatttttgtaaaaaaaattaatataacacTGAGAAGGCTACCATGCATTAAATTGGTTCCTGGTTTGGGAGATAcataatttcaaacattctcGAATTCCtgatgttaaatataacaatttatagtaaaaaatgTAGAAATTTAAACGGTTCGTGGAACATTCAAATATGTAGATTATTTAAGTCAAATAGTTCGTGAAATGTCTTCATAGATGTTGGTCAGCCCATTCTTTGAATGCATTGAATGCATCAGTCTGTAATCCATCGTTCATTCCAAATGACTGAAAAtatgttttgcatttttttctgtccAAATCACGTACTAAACATTGGCCGAAAAGCTGTTGTGcctaaaattgtaaaaaaaacattttcttttaaaaacatttagtaGCCATGTGTGCCATACAAACTGCATCATTTGTTGAAAACCCCTGGATACGATCACGACCCGCTGTCTTAAGACAAATTTATGAAcgatttttgtcaattttatgtGCTTCTTTTACAAATGTTCACCTATTTgaaagaattcaatcagtaatatttcagaaaataagaGATAtagacatatttttattttatttttcagatataatttaaCAAGCAAGTTGCAtgcaaaattttatcaaaatctgtTACATAGCCCATTTTTTTCCCACTTGAACTTAAAACCTGTCCTCGTCCAGAATTAGATCGAATTAGATAACATATGGACGCTaaacatattgtttttgtaataGAATATTGGGTGCACCGGCagatttttatattaatctttTGTTCCTggcaaaaaaagattttttttctcttttcttttttttgagGGGAGGATTTATGTCTTACGTgcttcaacaaaaaaataattgatggcCAATACagctgcattttttttttaaattgcaactaaaaaaataaaatgccaaGACGcttgattgttttattgacCCCATATTCTACTTTGTTTAATCTATTACTACATATTGAGACAAAAACGTATTTACTCACATTAGTAATTCCTTTCCGAGCAAGACTGGTTTTTGTCACTGTACCGATTCCTGGCACCTTTTCTACTCCTATACCTTGCATAGACCTGCACACAAAACTAATATGTTTCGCTGTTGGTGTCACCTCTTCAAAAGACATgtattgtttttgcattttcgtTGCCATTATGCAAAAGATGATTATGAGACGCtgtaattaaaacaaacacaCGTGTGTTAGACCATTGGTCACTGATTATAGCTATGGTCAATACATGTACCTTATCGATATTTATTCCATTCCTGTTAAGTTCTGAaattacacaattttttaaaccaGTTGAAGCTATATTGGTCTCTGTTTAAGCACTGTACTGTGCTTTGTTTTTGCAACACTTGACCCAAACTGTTTTTGGAACACTTGACCCAAATAGGAAGTTGCCTAAATGACTCCCCCCCACCGATCGGACTGATAAGCGATAAGTTGTTTGTGGTTGCTGTGCTTTTATAAGTTCAGTGTATTATCAACTATACTTCTCAACCCGAACTTGATTATGTTGTCTGCAATCGCGTGAGATTGTAAAGGCCGTAATTTGGATTTTATCTAAAAGTATTTGTGACCGACAAAATAGTTAAACtgatacagttttttttaagtatatcATCTACAAATCATAGCAAGTATCTTTTCGGTCAAAAACTGGTTCCCTGACCTATATTTGTTTGGCTCTGGCAACGAGAGGGACTCAGATACCCGTATGTTGCAAGGGAGAGAACCACCTAGTGctagttcatttatataatactttaattttgcaagtgcataaaatatatattgtgcgTTACAAAATGGAAACGTTTATATCAAACCAATACGGAATAATAACCGTGTTGCAATTATATTTCACTTAAGTCCCTCAATAAACCTGAAGTTACTGATATATTTTATGCTAATAACGTATATAGTGCTTTAACATTAGCAATCACGCACGGCATATCCAGAGTAAATGAATACTAAGGGAACGGAAGAAGTCCATTTTATTTAAGgacaaattttgtttattaaaggtTCATGTGTCATGTTTTATCGACTCGTCTTGGACATGTTGAACATAcatgaaatgtttgccactggacgttagacaaacaacaatcaatcaatcttcttttcatgaaaacaaaaatgcgATGACTTAACACCTCTTCTTTTATATTGAACCGGCCGTCCGCCCTTTAATCGACCAACAAGA from Mytilus trossulus isolate FHL-02 chromosome 8, PNRI_Mtr1.1.1.hap1, whole genome shotgun sequence includes the following:
- the LOC134682057 gene encoding toll-like receptor 4; the encoded protein is MLYSRGSNQTTSMLPLLLFITCVHVVNCQRCKIIYGSFKTADCRRLHLREIPQNLLEDIDALDLGENSFVTIANESFSRYSNLKVLKLDTCNIKSVESEAFKGLWKLEILSLANNSLNISTNDGLFILRNIPNIIDLDFSSNMEMADKTGHLLYPGAAFQHLKRLQHLTIDLYGHPVFGPEFKHLPLKYIKFKSCHLKNLRNDTFKNFPATLSEIHFSKCLSIQTSQIGVNVLQPFSALSILDLSWTCVTLTKGLELMYPLVNRIMHLVDLSHMLNPRTNKFVIPNTIILTAEMMKHLNTMCIQILNLADNNIVDILPRSLFGSEHLECLEHLDLSGNRFGLSSLKFELPFNTPKLSNLRVFDFSYLALTYLDAVYMPTNTSADQYHSRTKQKRKHDYCEGETSVNVTIPPKLEVLRITHVLGAPPFPQLTLNNITSLRYLDMSYYDIKCFPDIFLYNRDIRLEYLDISGIDCEHYFKKKNLPYFPVLKELYMRDAHFYRAIDKNINIFKNTPTLERLDLDSNYMFTLPSSFIMHLDQLIHLRLSENRLSHIPTAITYLTRLKTLNLKGNRIFTLYPEFTSWLDAQQVKLGCFSLKIRKNDFSCSCENRKFVRWLNSTMVHLDNKTYYCRLSNGSSSNTNTVLMNYHDIFSNCDAFVWLRVGVILLVSFFIVLLPTIVIYNFRWRIIFFCYRKFRGIVENSLKLNYDYDVFISYGYDGYTWVLETLMEQLETKWGFRVCIEDKNFISGRSTFEQIGIAINRSRQIIFVVTSDFMSKPFAAYEIDRTKEARSSRSLQNIIVIALDINIEDIPRELQSLWSDVVVIEWPRHSDDVNLALDNLKTRLLLNF